In Lentibacillus sp. JNUCC-1, the genomic window CTTGCTGGGTAATGGTGCTTGCACCTTCAGACCCGAATCCATTTTTAATGTTGGCGATAATGGCCCCGCCAATACGTTTCAAATCAATACCAGAGTGTTCGAAAAACCTGACATCCTCTGTGGCTGTGACAGCATTGATGAGAACAGGGGGGAGATCATCATATTCGATCTTTGTCCGGTTTTGCGCCCCCAGGTCACCAATCAGGTCACCATTGATATCGTATAATTGTGATGAAAACGGATCTTGAAGTTTATCCGGATCTATGCCCGGTGCGGTAGCTGCGTAATAAGCAAATAAACCGCCGACACTGATCATTCCCACCAAGCCAACTAAGAGCAGGATCAGAATGACTCTTTTCCACATAGGTTTCTTTTGAGATTTTTTTTGAGCTTTCTGTTGTTTCCGTCTTGCTGTGCGTGAATTATTATTTTCAGCCATGGCTTCAATCCTCCGATCTAAAATAAAGCCTGTCGATGATGTTTAAATAATCTACCCTTGCTTGAAAGTGAAAAGGGATATAAAACCCTTTGGACTCAATATCTTGAAATGGTATGGATTTTCTGCCTCCATTATCCTGAGCATACCAATAATCCAAGAGCTTGTCAGCTTCAAGAAAATATGTTGCATCTAATGAAGAAAAGCGAATAATGACAAAGGCAATACCACCATGTTCAATGATTTGCTTCATATGCTCCGCTTGGTGCTCGTGGATGTTTTTGAGCGGGAAGCGTGTGGTGTGCTTGGTTTCTTTAGCCTCGAAGTCAATGTATTTACCTCGATAGATCCCGTTGTAATCCGTCGTGGATGCTTGCTTGAAATAACCTTCCTTTATAACAGCAGCACTTCGTTTCGGGTAATGGACATCAACGATCTGAACGGGTGTCGGCTTTTTATGAACAATTGCTTTATTAGTCGATAAATAGAATATATTCGTTGCATTGATATCTTCTTCGAGAGACATACCACGATTGGCAAAGTTTGGTTTTGCTGTATTTTGTTGCACTTGATTTGACCTTCTTTGCCCGTTTGGGTAATTCACTTCTTGCACCTCCATGTCTCACAGTATCATATCAGAATCCCGCTTCTCTTGGTAATTATTCAGCATATTTTAATCTGCTGGCGGCAGATTAATAAATAACTTGTTTCAATAAGGGGGACTCAATGTTGCTTAAAAGAAATCACCATCCCATTCATTATATAATAAAAAAGGCCAGAGCGCATAATATGGATAATATTTCCCGGACCAAGGCTTATCAAAACTTTTATTTTCATCATCCTGAAATCAGGTGGGCCCTGCTGGCGTCGGTTGTTTCGAGAAATGCGGGATGGAATATGACAGATTTATGTCTGCCGCCGTATTTAAATATGCTTACAAGCAAAGATTTAAGGTATTTATTTATGACATATGAACGGGCCAATTGGTTGATTTTTTCAGACGCTTATCCTCAGCTGCTTGTGTATGAAAGATCTAAACAAACGAATCAACCCTGTTTTAATTGGCTGAGGACGCTAAACGTATCAGAATATATCATTCAAGAATGGGAGCATTTTTGGACATACCGTGATGAAACGAGGCTGATGCATGCGCTTATTGTTAATGAACAAAATGTTATTGAAAATCCAGTCATACAGCAATCATTCTTTAAACGGCGTGTGTTTCGTGAAACACCTTATTTCATGCAACGTATATTAAGGATGAACGCTGTCCTGCTGCCGACGCGCTCGAGTGCTTTATATGGCATAACCGTGAAAAAGTTTACAAACTTAGACAATCGTATTGCTTTAGGAAAACAGCTCGCCAAGTATCTCTTTGAATCCGGGATCTATACAAAGGTAATTGATTTTGCTATTCATGTTGAACATACGGGCTCGAGACGGGATTATGAAATCTACCACGAATTCCCATTTCCATACGCACCAGTGCTAAGATCCATATACCCGGTTATTACACATCATGATCAAATAAGGATAGATTGGTTTAACCGAAAACGCAAATACTCTATAAAGATAGGGAGGGAAAAAGACGCGGATATAAAAGATATCAGTCGCCGATATTATCAAAAAAGGCATTTATTATTCGCTTATAATCATTTCAAACAAATGCTGACATGACAAAACCCAGGCATCCGCCTGGGTTTGTATGTTTAAGTGGATGGACGATTGGGACCCGCCAGCTTCTTGTCTCTTTGAAGCGGAGGTGTGTTGCGGTTCTTTTTTTGATGGTTCTTTTCGGGCATATCATGTGTTTTCTTAGTCATAATTCATTCCTCCTTCTTGGATAGTGTGTCTGGATTAAAACGAAATATGAGGGTTATACACATGTTTTGTATATTTAGTTCTAGTTTTGTCGACTGAGCAGGTTAATCCGAACAAATCACGAACTATACTATAACACTTTAAAAAGGGAAGGTGGATTTTATGACAATGGCCATGCAAATCTCAAAGAAAGCGCCTGAAAAAGGGATTGAAACGTCTGATTATATTAAACGTCTTCTTCATATGACCGATCAATTACGGATTGCCGAACAAAAAGTGACCATGTCAATTGAGAGGGAGATCGAAAGTATATACAAGAAACATCAATATGCAGTCAATACAGGGTTCA contains:
- a CDS encoding DUF2515 family protein, which codes for MLLKRNHHPIHYIIKKARAHNMDNISRTKAYQNFYFHHPEIRWALLASVVSRNAGWNMTDLCLPPYLNMLTSKDLRYLFMTYERANWLIFSDAYPQLLVYERSKQTNQPCFNWLRTLNVSEYIIQEWEHFWTYRDETRLMHALIVNEQNVIENPVIQQSFFKRRVFRETPYFMQRILRMNAVLLPTRSSALYGITVKKFTNLDNRIALGKQLAKYLFESGIYTKVIDFAIHVEHTGSRRDYEIYHEFPFPYAPVLRSIYPVITHHDQIRIDWFNRKRKYSIKIGREKDADIKDISRRYYQKRHLLFAYNHFKQMLT
- the recU gene encoding Holliday junction resolvase RecU; translated protein: MNYPNGQRRSNQVQQNTAKPNFANRGMSLEEDINATNIFYLSTNKAIVHKKPTPVQIVDVHYPKRSAAVIKEGYFKQASTTDYNGIYRGKYIDFEAKETKHTTRFPLKNIHEHQAEHMKQIIEHGGIAFVIIRFSSLDATYFLEADKLLDYWYAQDNGGRKSIPFQDIESKGFYIPFHFQARVDYLNIIDRLYFRSED